CCGCCTGGTGCCAGCCGTGCGTGACCCTCAAGCCGGTCATGCAACGCCTGTCGGAAAGCTATCGTGACCGGGTGACAGTGCTCATGCTCGACGCCGATCGCAACCTCGAAACGGTAACCCGTTTCGACGTGCGTGCCCTCCCCACGGTCCTGCTCTTCGATCAGGGCGCGCTGGTCGCCCGCCAGACGGGAGCGCAGTCGCTCGCCACCTACGCGCAGCTCCTCGACGCGCGACTCGCCGCGCGGGCGGCTGGCGAAGCGGCGCAGCCCGTGGCCCACACCACCCCGGTCGCCCCCGCTCCCACAGGCGACACGCCGGCGGTGCGTGAGGCGCGTGCGCTCGTCCAGGCGAGTACCCCGACGGTGCTCTTCAAGCACAGCGCCACCTGCTCCATCTCGATCGACGTGAAGCGCCAGTACGATGCCTTTGTGCAGGCCCACCCGCAGGTCGCCACACGGCTCGTGGTTGTGCAGCAGGAGCGCCCGCTGTCCACGGCCATCGAGACGGTCACCGCGGTCCGCCACGAGTCACCGCAGGCGCTGGTGGTGCGGGACGGGCAGGTGCTCTGGCATGCGTCGCATCACCGCATCACGGCCGAGCGACTGGCGCAGGCCGTGCGCACGGCCGAGGCGACCCCAGGCGTGAGCGGCGCGGCGCCCACGCCGTCGGCGCACTGATCCGTTCGCCGTGATGCAGCCGCGCGGCTGCATTGTGGGGGCGGCACGGGAGCTCTACTCTCCGGGAGATCGTTCGCAGAGCAGGTATCTCGCAATCACGTCTTGCTTCGACGAGTCCGGTCATGAGCGCCCTTGCTGCTGCACGGCACGTGCTGGTGGTGGACGACAACGCGGATGCCGCCGAAAGCCTGGCGCTGCTGCTGCAGCGTGAGGGGCATAGTGTTGACGTGGCCCATGATGGCCGGGATGCGCTGGAGCAGTACGATCGCGCGCACCACGATGCCGTAATCATGGACATCGGCCTGCCGGTACTCGACGGACACGAATGCGCGCGCGCCATGCGCCGTGCGCAGGGGGACCGGGCGCTGCTCATCATCGCGCTCACCGGGTGGGGGCACCCGGAGGACCGCCGCCGGAGCGAGGCGTCGGGGTTCGATCATCACCTGGTCAAGCCGGTCCTCCCCTCCGAGCTCAACGCCTTGCTGGTGGCGGCCCAACGGACCGAGTAGCGTTCGGGGTCCACCAACCCCGAGTGTCCATGAGCTCGACCATTCGCACACCGCTGCTGCTTGCCGCTGCGGTCCTGCTTCCGGCGGCCCCGGCCGCATCCGGCGCCCAGCCGCGTGCCACGGTGTCGGCCTCGGCGCCCGCAACCGTCGCCGCCGTGCCGCCGCGCGCCATCCGCCGCGACGTCCCCATGACCAACGCCATCCGGCGCGCCATGGCCGCGGGGAGCCGCGATTCCACGGGACGTCCGACCGCCCGGTACTGGCAGCTGCGCACCGATTACGACATCGATGTGTCGCTCGATCCCGGCAGCGCGCGGCTCACGGGGACGGCGCGCATCACGGTGCACAACACCAGCCCCGACCCCCTGCGTGAGATCGGACTGCGGCTGCACCCCAACCACTTCATCGGCACCGCGCCGCACAGTGCGCCGTGGACCCCCGCCGAGGTGACCGATGGCATCGCCATCGCGCGCATGTCCGTGAACGGTGCCGCCGTCAACATCGCCTCCAACGCGGCACCCAACGCGCTGGCCGCCGAAGGCGCGCGGGCCATCCAGAACGCGCAGGCGGCCGCCGCCAATGCGGCCAGTGGCAACACGCTGCTCAACGGGCGCTCTACCAATGCGCGCGTCCGCCTGGCCACCCCCATTGCCCCCGGTGCGAAGGCGCAGCTCGAGATCGCGTGGTCGCACAAGCTGCCCGGCGGTCCCGGCACCGGGCACCGCATGACGCAGCGCTGGGCCGACACGCTCTTTCAGCCCACGCAGTGGTTCCCGCGCGTGGCCATGTACGACGACCTGCGCGGCTGGGACACCGAGCTGTACCTCGGGCCGAGCGAGTTCTACAACGCCTTCGGCCGCTACGATGTGCGCATCGACGTGCCGGCGGGATGGATCGTGAGCGGCACGGGGCTGCTGCAGAATCCGCAGCAGGTGCTCACCGACAAGGCGCGCGCGCAGCTGGCGAAGGCCACGCAAAGCGACGACATCACCACCATCGTGGGGTCGGACGAGGTGGGGCCGGGGCAGTCCACCGCCATCAGCGCCAACGGGCGTCTCACGTGGCACTACGTGGCGGACAACGTCAACGACTTCGCGTGGGCCACCGCGAAGCAGTACGTGTGGCAGACCACGCGCGCCACCATTCCGGGCAAGGGGGTGGTGCCGGTACACATGGTCTATCTGCCCGGTCGCGCCAGCCTGTATGCCAAGGCCGGCCCCGTGTCCCGGCATGCCCTCGAGTTCTATTCGAAGCTCTGGTTCCCTTATCAGTTCCCGCAGCTCACCCTGCAGGATGGGCCCAGCGCCGGCATGGAGTACCCCATGGTGATCAACTCCAACGTGGGCGCCGCCGATCATGAGGCGGGGCACATGTGGTGGCCCATGGTGGTGGCCAACAACGAGACGTGGTACGGCTGGATGGACGAGGGCTTCAATCAGTACATGAACATCCTCTCCGACGCCGATGCCGCGGGGAAGCCCGCGGTGCTCGATGGGCTTGGGCAGAGCTACGGCCGGACGGCCAACAACGAGGCCGAGCCGCCCATGATGTGGAACGCCAACTACGCCGGCCCGCAGTTCTACGGCTTCACCACCTACAGCAAGACGCCGCTCATGCTCTCCGCCCTGGGTGGCATCGTTGGCGACAGCGCGGTGCAGCGCGCCCACCGCGAGTTCGGCACCGCCTGGATGTTCCGGCATCCCTCGCCCTGGGACTGGATGTTCTTCATGGAGCGCGCGCTCGGCCGTGACCTGGGGTGGTTTTGGAACGCGTGGCTCTTTGGCAACGAGAGCGTGGACCACCGGGTGGCCAAGGTCGTCACGCAGGGGATCCGCACGCGCGTCACGGTGGCGCAGGAGGGGCAGATGCCCGCACCGATCGTGCTCGACGTGACGTTCGCCGCCGCCGGGCCGGCCATTCGGCCGATGAAGAACGCCGTCATGCTCGACGCCACCACGGCACGGGTGACCGTTCCGGTGGACGTCTGGTTCGACGGCCGGCGCGAGCACGTGGTGGAGTTGGTCTTCGGCGGGCGCCGGATCGAGAAGGTGACGCTCGACGCGCAGGGGCGTTTCCCCGACCGCGTGCCCGCCGACAACAGCTGGTCTGCCAAGGCCGATGTGGGAGGGGCAGGGATCGGGCGCTCGGGTTCGACCCGTCCCTGACCGATGCCCTGAGCTGCGGTGGGTCCCGTGCACGCGCCGTGCGACGCCCCCATAATCCAGACGCCGCAGACGACCAACGAATTTCTTTCCCGGGGGCGGGCCATGCTCGACGGTCCCCCCAACGCGCCTCTCGCCGCATCAGTGACGCATGACATCTCCCGAACAGGTTAGCGGCGCACACGACGCGCCCTCCTTCGCCGACGCCCAGCCCCTCGCGGTCTGTGCGATCGGGGCCAGCGCCGGCGGGCTCGAGGCGCTGCAGCAGTTCTTCGACAACGCGGATCCCACGCGCGGCATCTCGTACGTGGTCGTGCAGCACCTCTCGCCCGATCACAAGTCGCTCATGGTGGAGCTGCTGCGGCGACACACCACGCTCAAGGTGGTGCGCGCCGAAGACGGCATGCGCATCGAACCGGACACGGTGTATCTCAACCCGCCCAAGACGAACCTCACCATCGAGAGCGGCGTGTTGCGCATGGCCGAGCAGCCGGCCGGTCACGGGCTGCATCTGCCCATCGACGTCTTCTTCGCCTCGCTCGCCCTCGCCATGGGCGAACACGCGGTGGGGATCGTGCTGTCCGGAACAGGCAGCGATGGCACCCGCGGGGCGCGGGAGCTGAAGGCGGAGGGGGGGCTGGTGCTCGTGCAGGACCCCACGGAAGCGCAGTTCGACGGCATGCCGCGCAGCGTTGTGGCCACGGGGCTCGCCGACCAGGTGCTGTCGGTGGCCGATATGCCCGGCACCGTGGCGCAGTTCTTTCTGCGCCGGGGGGGCGGCCGCGCCTTCAGCAGCAGCGAACAGGCGGCGGGCACCGCCTCGCAAGTGCAGCGTGTGCTGGGGCTGCTCCGCGATCGCCTTGGTACCGACTTCACCGGCTACAAGCCCAACACCATCGTGCGGCGCATCGAGCGCCGGGTGCTCATGCACCCCGGGCTCGGCTGGGACGACTACGTCCGTCTGCTCGAGGACTCCAAGCCGGAGCTGGTGCAGCTGCATCGCGACCTGCTCATCAACGTCACGCGCTTCTTCCGTGACGAGGAGGCCTTCCGCCTGCTCGAGCAACGCGTCATCCCGCAACTCGTGATGGACACGCCCCCCGACAGCGAATTGCGCGTCTGGGTGCCGGCCTGCTCCACGGGTGAGGAACCGTACTCGATCGTCATCCTCATCCTCGAGGCGCTCGACCGCGAGAAGCTGAGCCGCAACGTGCGCGTCTTCGCCACCGACGTGGATCAGGATGCGGTGGAGTTCGCGGCCGCCGGGCGCTACGGCGACTCCATTGCCGCCGACATGACCCCCGAGCGCCTCTCGCGCTGGTTCGTGGCCGACGGCGACGGGTACAAGGTAAGCCGCGCCTTGCGCGACCGGGTGATCTTTGCACGGCACAACCTGCTCAAGGATCCGCCGCTCACGCGCATGGACTTCGTGTCCTGTCGCAACATGCTCATTTACCTGGGTACCGACCTGCAGCGCCGCGTCATTGCGCTGCTGGCGTACGCGCTGCGCGCGCGCGGCTTCCTCTTCCTGGGGTCGAGCGAGACCGTGGGGACGCTGTCCACGCTCTTCGATGTGGTCGACCAGAAGTGGAAGCTCTTCCAGGCGCTGCAGCCGGGGCGGCACACCCTGGCCGAGGCGCTTCCTGCACGCCCGCGGCGATCGCTGATGCAGTCGTTCTCGGCCGCCACCGCCGCCGAACAGGCGGTGCTGGCCACGCGCTCGGGGGCGCCGCGGACGGCGACCGAAGACGGGCTGCTGGAGCGGGTGTTCCAGGAGCTCACCGACGTGCTCAAGCTGCGCTGCGTCGTCCTCGACTCGGAGTACCAGCTGCTGCACACCTTCGGTGATGTCAGTACACTGCTCAAGGTGCCGGCCGGGCGCTCCACGCTGGAGATCTTCAAGCTGCTGCCGCGCCCGTTGAGCGCGGCGCTGCGGGCCGCGCTGGGGCGCGTGGCCAAGGAGCACCGCGAGATCCTGTACGAAGGCATCGAGGTGGCCCCCGACGAGCCCACCGTTCGCATGCACGTGCGGCCCCTCGATGTGGGCCCCGACCGCGCCCGGGCCTACGTCATCTTCTTCGAAAGCGGTCCCAGGCCGCTGGCGGGAGGCATTGCCGACCGCTTCGCCATGGACGACTCGTCGGCGCTCCGGCTCTCGCAGCTGGAGCACGAACTGCAGTACACCAAGGAGAACCTGCAGGCCACCATCGAGGAGCTCGAAACCTCCAACGAGGAGCTGCAGGCCACCAACGAGGAGCTGCTGGCGTCGAACGAGGAGCTGCAAAGCACGAACGAGGAGCTCCAGTCGGTGAACGAGGAGCTGCAGACGGTCAATGCCGAGTACCAGGAGAAGATCGCGGAACTCATCAGCCTCAACAACGACATCGAGAACCTGCTCCGGACCACCGGCGTGGGCACCCTGTTCGTGGATGGCTCGCTGCGCATCCGCAAGTTCACCGACGCGGCACTGCGCCTGCTCAACGTGATGCCGCAGGACATCGGCCGCCCGCTCGATCATATCGCCGCCAAGATCCCGGGCGTGGATCTCGTGGCCATGTGCCGTCGGGTCATGAGCGCCAACGGGCCCGAATCGCACGAGGTGCAGGCCCCCGACGGATCGCATCTGCACGTGAAGGTGTTGCCGTATCTCACCGGGGAGATCGGGGTGCACGGCGTCATCGTGAGTGTGATCGACGTGACCGAGGTCAAGCGGGGCGAGGAGCGGCTGCAGCACATCCTCGATTCCATTCCGTCGTCGATTGCCGTGCTGGGGCCCGATGGCACCATCGTCCAGACGAACGCCGAGTGGGCGCGCTTCGCCGAGGTCAACGAGGCCCCGCCGGCGCTCGTTTCGGGGATTGGCCTCAACTACGTCGCCACCTGCATGGCGGCCACCGACGACGCCATGGCGCATGCGGTGGGACGAGGGCTGCGCGAAGTGCTCGGTGGCAAGCGCGACCGGTTCGAGTTGCAGTACCCCTGCCACTCGCCCGACAAGCGGCGCTTCTTCCTGCTGCAGGCCACGGCGCTCACCGCCACGGCCCCGCGGGGGGCGCTCGTGCAGCACTTCGACATCTCGTCACAGGCGCTGCGCCTCGAGCAGCTCACGCAGTGGGTGGAGCAGGTGCAGGCGCTGCAGCTCGACGGGGTGCCGACGCTCCCCGAATCCTGATCGGTGATGGCCGCGCAACGCGGCCACCGCGTGCGTTACGAGGAGTAGTACGCGGCGTTTTCCTCGATGTACCCCTTCGTGAAGTCGCAGCCGTAGGCCGTGGCGTGTGCCTCTCCCGCACCCAGCGCCACGGCGATGTCCACCACCTCGCGCGCGAGCGTCTCCCGCACGATCGCATCGTCGAAGGTCAGGCGCTCGCCACGCCCCACCACCTGAAAGCCGTTGATCCACGCGTCGGTCCGATCAGGGTGGATGGTGCAGTCGAAACACTTGCCCACCGCCATGAGCAGACGTCCCACGTTCGGGTCGGCGCCGTGCACCATGGTCTTCACCAGCGGCGAGTTCACGATGGACTTGGCCACGGTGTACGCCTCACGCGCATTCTTCGCCCCGCGCACGTGCACCCGCAGCAGATGCTCGGCCCCCTCACCGTCGCGGGCCAGAATCTCGGTCATGCGCGTGCACCCCGCCACGAGCAGTTGCAGGAACTCGGCTTCGTCCACCGGGCCCGCCAGCCCGTTGGCGAGAATGGCGCAGGTATCCGAGGTGCTGGTGTCGGTATCCACCGACAGCATGTTGAACGAAGGGGCCACGGCCGCACGCAACAGACGGTCCAGCGTGGGTGCATCGAAGGCGGCATCGGTGAAGATGTACGACAGCATGGTGGCCATGTTCGGTTCGATCATGCCCGAGCCCTTGGCCACCCACGTGATCGTGGCCTCTCCCACCGACGCCGAGAGCGCCTTGGGGTGCGAGTCGGTCGTCATGATCCCCTCGGCGCCCACCATGGGGTTGTCCTGCAGTTCGGCCGCCATGCCCACCACGCCCGTCTCGATCTTCTCGATTGGCAGTGGTACCCCGATCACTCCGGTCGAGCTCACCAGCATGCGGTCGGCACTCGTGCCCAGTTCGGCGGCCGCGGCGCGCGCCATGCGTCGCGCGTGCTGTACGCCGGTCGCTCCGGTGGCCACGTTGCTCACCTTGCTGTTGGCAATCACGCCGCGCAGGATGCCACCGGCGATCGTTTCACGCCCGAGAATGATGGGGGCGCCCGGAAAGTGATTGCGCGTGAATACCGCCGCGGCGGCGGCGTCCACGTCGCTGGCAAAGAGCGTCAGGTCGCGTGCGGTGGGCTTGAGACCCACATTGCGGCTGGCGCAGCGGAAGCCGCGCGGAAAGACCGGCGTCTCGTGAAATGTGATGGCGTGTGACATCCAGCAAAGCTGGAAGCGGCGGATACGCTGCGCCAGCGGTTTGGTGGCGTGAGCGCACCATCCCGTTCGGGGAGGACGAGGCGGGATTGAGT
The window above is part of the Gemmatimonas sp. genome. Proteins encoded here:
- the ytxJ gene encoding bacillithiol system redox-active protein YtxJ — encoded protein: MNASDFPAELTDAEFTARVLQSPLPVLVDVWAAWCQPCVTLKPVMQRLSESYRDRVTVLMLDADRNLETVTRFDVRALPTVLLFDQGALVARQTGAQSLATYAQLLDARLAARAAGEAAQPVAHTTPVAPAPTGDTPAVREARALVQASTPTVLFKHSATCSISIDVKRQYDAFVQAHPQVATRLVVVQQERPLSTAIETVTAVRHESPQALVVRDGQVLWHASHHRITAERLAQAVRTAEATPGVSGAAPTPSAH
- the argJ gene encoding bifunctional glutamate N-acetyltransferase/amino-acid acetyltransferase ArgJ; amino-acid sequence: MSHAITFHETPVFPRGFRCASRNVGLKPTARDLTLFASDVDAAAAAVFTRNHFPGAPIILGRETIAGGILRGVIANSKVSNVATGATGVQHARRMARAAAAELGTSADRMLVSSTGVIGVPLPIEKIETGVVGMAAELQDNPMVGAEGIMTTDSHPKALSASVGEATITWVAKGSGMIEPNMATMLSYIFTDAAFDAPTLDRLLRAAVAPSFNMLSVDTDTSTSDTCAILANGLAGPVDEAEFLQLLVAGCTRMTEILARDGEGAEHLLRVHVRGAKNAREAYTVAKSIVNSPLVKTMVHGADPNVGRLLMAVGKCFDCTIHPDRTDAWINGFQVVGRGERLTFDDAIVRETLAREVVDIAVALGAGEAHATAYGCDFTKGYIEENAAYYSS
- a CDS encoding response regulator — encoded protein: MSALAAARHVLVVDDNADAAESLALLLQREGHSVDVAHDGRDALEQYDRAHHDAVIMDIGLPVLDGHECARAMRRAQGDRALLIIALTGWGHPEDRRRSEASGFDHHLVKPVLPSELNALLVAAQRTE
- a CDS encoding chemotaxis protein CheB, with protein sequence MTSPEQVSGAHDAPSFADAQPLAVCAIGASAGGLEALQQFFDNADPTRGISYVVVQHLSPDHKSLMVELLRRHTTLKVVRAEDGMRIEPDTVYLNPPKTNLTIESGVLRMAEQPAGHGLHLPIDVFFASLALAMGEHAVGIVLSGTGSDGTRGARELKAEGGLVLVQDPTEAQFDGMPRSVVATGLADQVLSVADMPGTVAQFFLRRGGGRAFSSSEQAAGTASQVQRVLGLLRDRLGTDFTGYKPNTIVRRIERRVLMHPGLGWDDYVRLLEDSKPELVQLHRDLLINVTRFFRDEEAFRLLEQRVIPQLVMDTPPDSELRVWVPACSTGEEPYSIVILILEALDREKLSRNVRVFATDVDQDAVEFAAAGRYGDSIAADMTPERLSRWFVADGDGYKVSRALRDRVIFARHNLLKDPPLTRMDFVSCRNMLIYLGTDLQRRVIALLAYALRARGFLFLGSSETVGTLSTLFDVVDQKWKLFQALQPGRHTLAEALPARPRRSLMQSFSAATAAEQAVLATRSGAPRTATEDGLLERVFQELTDVLKLRCVVLDSEYQLLHTFGDVSTLLKVPAGRSTLEIFKLLPRPLSAALRAALGRVAKEHREILYEGIEVAPDEPTVRMHVRPLDVGPDRARAYVIFFESGPRPLAGGIADRFAMDDSSALRLSQLEHELQYTKENLQATIEELETSNEELQATNEELLASNEELQSTNEELQSVNEELQTVNAEYQEKIAELISLNNDIENLLRTTGVGTLFVDGSLRIRKFTDAALRLLNVMPQDIGRPLDHIAAKIPGVDLVAMCRRVMSANGPESHEVQAPDGSHLHVKVLPYLTGEIGVHGVIVSVIDVTEVKRGEERLQHILDSIPSSIAVLGPDGTIVQTNAEWARFAEVNEAPPALVSGIGLNYVATCMAATDDAMAHAVGRGLREVLGGKRDRFELQYPCHSPDKRRFFLLQATALTATAPRGALVQHFDISSQALRLEQLTQWVEQVQALQLDGVPTLPES
- a CDS encoding M1 family metallopeptidase, producing MSSTIRTPLLLAAAVLLPAAPAASGAQPRATVSASAPATVAAVPPRAIRRDVPMTNAIRRAMAAGSRDSTGRPTARYWQLRTDYDIDVSLDPGSARLTGTARITVHNTSPDPLREIGLRLHPNHFIGTAPHSAPWTPAEVTDGIAIARMSVNGAAVNIASNAAPNALAAEGARAIQNAQAAAANAASGNTLLNGRSTNARVRLATPIAPGAKAQLEIAWSHKLPGGPGTGHRMTQRWADTLFQPTQWFPRVAMYDDLRGWDTELYLGPSEFYNAFGRYDVRIDVPAGWIVSGTGLLQNPQQVLTDKARAQLAKATQSDDITTIVGSDEVGPGQSTAISANGRLTWHYVADNVNDFAWATAKQYVWQTTRATIPGKGVVPVHMVYLPGRASLYAKAGPVSRHALEFYSKLWFPYQFPQLTLQDGPSAGMEYPMVINSNVGAADHEAGHMWWPMVVANNETWYGWMDEGFNQYMNILSDADAAGKPAVLDGLGQSYGRTANNEAEPPMMWNANYAGPQFYGFTTYSKTPLMLSALGGIVGDSAVQRAHREFGTAWMFRHPSPWDWMFFMERALGRDLGWFWNAWLFGNESVDHRVAKVVTQGIRTRVTVAQEGQMPAPIVLDVTFAAAGPAIRPMKNAVMLDATTARVTVPVDVWFDGRREHVVELVFGGRRIEKVTLDAQGRFPDRVPADNSWSAKADVGGAGIGRSGSTRP